Within the Novosphingobium pentaromativorans US6-1 genome, the region CGCGATCGCAAAACTACTCCGCGAGCGGCCGCAAGGCGTGGATGGTCTGGCGGTTGCCGGGATGCCACTTGGCTCTCCCGGAATGGAAATGGGCGCACAGCGACAGTCTTATGAGGTCATTGCCTTTGGAGACGCAGGACGCAGGGTCTTTGCAAGATACTAGCTCAACTGCCGCGTGAGGCGTTCCAAGAGGAAAGCCGTTGAAGAGCAACAAACAGCAATAGGCCAGCGGCAGGAACCGGAAAATTCTGAAATCCTGTCCTGTCCGAGTATCCATCGGCAATATTGCCTGGTTGAACCGAAGCAGGAGGAGATAGCATGTCTGAAATATCGATCGGGCGCGGCATCTGGATCTGGGGGTGGACGCTCAGTCTTTTCGTGCTGATCAGCTATCTTCTGTGCGTCGCCTTCGGCCTGCTCGTTCCGGGCCGGTTTCATATGGTGGAAGCCTGGGCTCCGCTCTTGCCAGGCTTCGAATGGCTCACTGTCGAGGGATTTTTAGCCGGTGCAGTCGGAAGCTTCCTTTACGGGTGGTACGCTGCACTTCTACTGGTCCCGCTGCACCACTTTTTCGCTCGAAGGTCCGCGGGACCGGACACATCCCGCGACCGTTGAAACGAGGACGGGAGCAATTAGAAATGGGATCAAGCAACGACGCTACTTTACAATTTCTGGGCGCCACCGGAACGGTGACCGGATCACGCTATCTGGTAGAAAAGGGCGGTCGGAGAATCCTCGTCGATTGCGGACTCTTCCAGGGCTACAAGCAACTCCGGTTGCGCAATTGGAATCCCTTCCCCATCCCGCCGCAATCGATCGACGCGGTGTTGCTCACCCACGCACATCTGGATCACTCGGGCTATCTTCCGGCGCTGGTACGTGATGGGTTCAGGGGAAGGATACATTGTACGCCCGCGACGGCCGAGCTTTGCGGACTTCTGCTTCCCGACAGCGGCCACCTGCAGGAAGAAGAGGCGCGCTATGCCCGCAGGAAGAGCTATTCGAAGCACAAGACCCCTTTGCCGCTTTACACGCAGGACGACGCGAACCGTGCGCTCGAGCAGATCGACGCTGTCGACTTCGGCAACGAGCTGGAGCTGGGAGACGAGCTAGAGGCGCGTTTCATTCGTGCCGGACACTTACTCGGGGCGGCGCAGATCAGATTACAGGCAGGTTCTCGAAGCATCCACTTCAGCGGTGATCTTGGGCGCCAGACCGATCCCATGATGCGTGAGCCAAAAGCATTCGAAGGCGCGGACATTCTCGTCAGCGAATCTACCTACGGCAACCGCAAGCATCCGCACGTGGATGCGGCGCAGGAGCTTGCCGACGTCATAAATCGCGTCTCAAAAAGGGGAGGCGTCATCGTCATTCCCGCTTTCGCGGTGGGTCGGATTCAGGGCGTCATGTTGCAGATCGCGCGGCTGCGCAACAGTGGCGCGATCCCCTACGTACCGGTCTACCTCAACAGCCCGATGGGGATCAGTGCTACCGAAATCTATCATCGCTTTCACGACGAGCATCGCGTTTCCTGGGAAGACTGCAAGGCTATGAACGATGTGGCGGAGAGGGTCCGAACTGTGGAGGAGTCGAAAGAGCTGAACCGCCGCAGCGGGCCGCTTATCGTCGTCTCCGCCAGCGGAATGCTCACCGGCGGCCGCGTCCTGCATCATGTCGCCAGTTTCGGTCCCGATCCCAGGAACGCTATCGTTCTAAGCGGTTTCCAGGCTGGCGGCACCCGCGGCGCCGCGCTCGTGCGGGGCGAGCGCACGCTGCGCATATTCGGGCGTGAACTCGAGATCGAGGCAGAGGTCGTCGAGCTTGGAAGTCTTTCGGGTCACGCCGACGCTGACGAGCTAATCGGCTGGATGCGCAAGGCTCCTCCACCGAAGATGACATACGTGACTCACGGCGAACCAGAAAGTGCGGATGCCCTGCGCTTTCGCATCGAGCACGAACTCGGATGGCGCGCTCGGGTGCCCGAGCATCTCGAGCAAGTCAGCATGCAGAGTCCGGCATGAAGAAGGATGTACACTCGCTTGCCCTGACTAGAGCCGGTATCGACACCTATCGCCAGCCGGTCGTCTACATGCGGGAGGATTGCGACCTGTGCCGCGCAGAAGGTTTCTCGGCGCTGACAAAAGTCGGGATCGTTCTTGGTGAGCGCTCGATCGTCGCTGCACTGAACGTGGTCACCGCCGCCGATTGGCTCTCACGTGAGGACGCAGGCCTGAGTGAGGCTGCATGGCAAGCGTTGAACGCTCAAGACGGCGATCTTGCGACATTCTTCCATCCGGAACCGGCGCAGGCGACCTCTTCCATTCGCGCGAAGGTTTATGGCCAGCGACTTGACGCAGCGGCATGCCAGGCGATCGTTTCGGACACCATTGGCCATCGTTTATCCGATCTCGATCTGGCCGCCTTCATTACCGCGTGCGCCGGCAATCGCCTCGACATCGACGAGACAATCGCTCTGACCCGTGCGATGAAAGAGGCTGGCCAGACTCTCGACTGGGGGCAAGGCCCTGTGCTCGACAAACATTGCGTCGGGGGTCTCCCGGGCAACCGAACGACGCCGATCGTCGTGGCGATTGTCGCGGCGGCAGGCTTTCGTATTCCGAAGACATCGAGCCGGGCAATCACTTCGCCTGCGGGGACGGCCGACACAGTGGAAGTCATGACTCCGGTCGCGCTGGATCTTGCGGCTATGCGCCGCGTCGTCGATTTGGAAGGCGGCTGTCTCGTTTGGGGCGGCAAGCTCGATCTCAGTCCGGCTGATGATCTCTTTGTCAGAATCGAGAGGCCGCTGGACTTCGACAGCGATGGTCAACTCGTGGCCAGCGTTCTGTCCAAGAAAGCGGCCGCCGGTTCGTCGCATGTGCTGATCGACATGCCCGTGGGTCCAACGGCCAAAATCCGCTCGCCCGAAGCGGCCCGTTCTCTCAGCCAACGATTGCTTGCCGTCGGCGATGCGCTCAATCTCAAATTGCTAATCCACCACAGTGACGGATCGGCACCGGTCGGCAGAGGCATCGGCCCGGCGCTCGAAGCGCGCGACCTGCTCGCGGTTCTGCGCCGCGATAAGCATGCGCCTCTCGATCTTCGCGAGCGTGCGCTCGATCTCGCCGG harbors:
- a CDS encoding MBL fold metallo-hydrolase RNA specificity domain-containing protein, which translates into the protein MGSSNDATLQFLGATGTVTGSRYLVEKGGRRILVDCGLFQGYKQLRLRNWNPFPIPPQSIDAVLLTHAHLDHSGYLPALVRDGFRGRIHCTPATAELCGLLLPDSGHLQEEEARYARRKSYSKHKTPLPLYTQDDANRALEQIDAVDFGNELELGDELEARFIRAGHLLGAAQIRLQAGSRSIHFSGDLGRQTDPMMREPKAFEGADILVSESTYGNRKHPHVDAAQELADVINRVSKRGGVIVIPAFAVGRIQGVMLQIARLRNSGAIPYVPVYLNSPMGISATEIYHRFHDEHRVSWEDCKAMNDVAERVRTVEESKELNRRSGPLIVVSASGMLTGGRVLHHVASFGPDPRNAIVLSGFQAGGTRGAALVRGERTLRIFGRELEIEAEVVELGSLSGHADADELIGWMRKAPPPKMTYVTHGEPESADALRFRIEHELGWRARVPEHLEQVSMQSPA
- a CDS encoding thymidine phosphorylase family protein; protein product: MKKDVHSLALTRAGIDTYRQPVVYMREDCDLCRAEGFSALTKVGIVLGERSIVAALNVVTAADWLSREDAGLSEAAWQALNAQDGDLATFFHPEPAQATSSIRAKVYGQRLDAAACQAIVSDTIGHRLSDLDLAAFITACAGNRLDIDETIALTRAMKEAGQTLDWGQGPVLDKHCVGGLPGNRTTPIVVAIVAAAGFRIPKTSSRAITSPAGTADTVEVMTPVALDLAAMRRVVDLEGGCLVWGGKLDLSPADDLFVRIERPLDFDSDGQLVASVLSKKAAAGSSHVLIDMPVGPTAKIRSPEAARSLSQRLLAVGDALNLKLLIHHSDGSAPVGRGIGPALEARDLLAVLRRDKHAPLDLRERALDLAGALFDLIGDDAHRGRSKAVELLDNGAAERKFFAICDAQGGFSEPGAAAHRLPIVASSSGLVRAIDNRRIGKIAKLAGAPNRKLAGVLLMTKPGVRVDQGETLYEIHAETPGELAWAKDFAMAGPEPVILENQS